The DNA window TCATTTTGTTTTGAACTTTGCTATTTTGACACCAAAAATCATACACCTTGTACTTACACCCTCTGAAATACAACTATCATATGTGTTTATTGGTATTAAAAGaaagtaaaaattaattattaaacataatataaaaaacaaaactgTATCAAAATACGGTGTAAGTTGTCACATGTGGTGTAGATATagcttttctcttttgtttttgttattatttcagtcaatattaacattattttattttattattatttcagtTAATATTAGTAGTAAAATAAACAAGTTAATCATTCATGAATATGATTTGATAGATAAttactataaaaataaaatatattcaaatatttaatgATAATTATAATTGATTGTCACTCTAAAAGCTACATACTTgataatttatatgaataaaatttataaaatataaattaaaattttatctattaaaatataaaaaattatatttgatttattctattaattatttaatatttattttcttaaaacttATACCCTAAAACAAATCAACACGTTATTAGTTAACTTAACACACTAAATAATCACCTTTTTTTTTACCGAACGGTATTTTGGTAAATTTGTTACTAATGGAACAGTCATAAGTCGTAACCACCACCACTATATATACGCTTTACAAACCCAAATCCCAATAGAGCGATGAAGAGAAACTGATAACTGAAAGAAAATAAACCCTTTCtcttcattctccctctaaaTGCCACCGCCACCGGCAACAACAAAAACCACTTCCGCCACCGCCGTCACCGTCGTCGACGACGACATGCAGGAGATTGCTTTCGCAAAGAAAGGCTGTATGTGTTCATGGATTCCGTGTTTCTCCTCGGAAACATCGCTATCGCTATGGGAGCCAGTGCAGTTACAATTTCCAGAGAATAAAGATAGACGGTGGTGGTTCCGTGGATGGATGAAGGTACGCGAGTGGTCAGAGATCGTTGCAGGTCCGAGATGGAAAACGTTCATTCGTCGATTCAATAGCAACAAGAGCCGTAACGTGAATGTCAAACAATGTTCGTTAAACTACGATCCGTTGAGTTACTCTCTTAATTTCGATAACGGAGATGAAGGAAGCGGCGGAGAAGATGGTTATGTTTACGGTTACGGCGGTTTTTCGTCGCGTTTCGCTTCTGTTCCGGCATCGGCGAAATGTTCGATGGATCTGGGGAAAGATGCGCCAGTAATCACGTGAGTGTCACGTGCAGGAATATTTGGAAGTGGTGAGTTGGTTACTGTTTTACTACTGAGATTGGTTTTGCGCATTTTGGACTAACGTGCGCGTGGAGCGGAAAATTGATAGGTTGTTGAAGACGGTGTTAGGGAATTGTGAAATTGAATGAAGCGATTTTTGTGCGTTAAATTGAAGCTTCGTTTTCACAGTATTTGGTTATTGAAAGTAGtttttgtgtattttctttttttaatttgatgTACATTAGGGATAAACAATAATTGTCGAAAGAaaggaatataatttttttaaagttgtttttgtgtaattatatttataatttgagttttataatataatataataattattattatagaaGAAAGGAGTGTATAATTTTTGGTTTGTGAAATCTCAATGTAGTTCTACGCGCACGTTAGTCCAAACAgcgcaaaataaataaataaatagggaCATATGCATAAGAACTATATTGACATGCATAAGCTTTCCTTAACTTTAATACTCTCACATGTTGAGTTTCAGAattgattataaaaaataatttatgagaaattgagaaaattaaatttttttttttcaaaaatcaattggAGTTTTAGGGTTCAActtaaaaaagacaaaagaatAAGAGAAATTTAAAATACTCACTTTATCTTAATttacaattcataaataaatgcAGTCAAGTGAgaaaattagaagagaaaaaataaagaattattaGATTAACAAGGATAAGAGAGAGAGACAAGATGATAGATAACGGGGGTTTAGgaggaagagaaaaaaaaatgtgagagagagagaaaagtgaGAGGAAGAATATTGTGAGAGTATTCTCCTTTGTGCTTAGCGCATAAACCCTTATTCATCATGAAGTACTTGCACATGGACATGCCATACGGGTTTCTAAATGCGCTTAGCATGCCTATGGTTGGGCCTAGCGAGCCTTGATTTCATGGTTTTTCTCTTGCTTAGTCTTTGCATGCTGAACTGTGATTTTCTAGTCCTTTTTATCTGTTTTTAGTTAATACATACTAGAAAAAATTAAACAGGTGTTTCTCACTTTTCATGGATGAATTGGGGGTGTTTGTATTGATCGCttgtaaaataattaataagtgcTTACATTTATGTATTCTTGTGCTAATATTGTATTTTCCTCAATAAAGTATTTTCTTTTATGTAATATGTTTGTAAGAATTTTTGTTTGGTTCTTGAGCTTAACCTGTGAAAAGCTTTGCTTGATTCTTGAGGTTAGCCTATAAAATCTCAGTTTTGTTCTTAAAATTAGTCTATCAAAATATTTGTTTGGTTATTGAGTTTAGTCTGTGAAAAATCTATTTGATTCTCGTTCTCAACCGGGTAAAAATTTTATTTGGTTCGTGAGATTATCTCATTAAAATCTTtgtttggtttggagactaaCCCGTTTGAATCTGTGTATGGTTTGGAGATTAACTGGTGCTAAATTTGTGGTTTGGTTGTAAGAAGGTTCGACGGCATAACCCGTGAAAAgctcaaatttttatttagtGAAAACTCTCAACAGGAAACTCTTGAGGATAGGAATAAACCAAATTATTAATTCGAGTATGTATAAACCTCTAATGCATGTTTTATTTCCCTTATCTCCCTATTTCCAttgttttatcttctttttgTTCCATTTCCTACTCTTCATCTCTCTAATAAAGCAATGGAATCAACTTAAACATTTCCATTGCTCTATTTGCTTAATAAAATCAACttaaacatttttataaattcAAGTTTTTGTTATTGAACTTTAATTTtcaagcatcacaatacacatcCTCTTGTGTTTGAAGTTACTTGGTCTATAAGTGGTATAAGAGGTTAGCTCTTGTTATAATACTAATCTTCTCTCGAGGTAGTATGATGACTTCAAATACTTATTTTAATGATAAGCTTTTTATGAACACACATCTGCCGTTTAATATTGATAGGTTTGTCATGTGGAAAATAAGAACGAAAATTTCAATTGAAGCTATTGATTTTAAATTATGTGATTTTGTTATAAATGGTTAGTTTGTTGCTACTCATGTTGTTAATAATACAGTAGTAAATAAATTGAGTAATCTATGGATCATAGAAGATAAGTGAaaagttaaattaggttttaaagTCAAGTACTTGATGATTTGTGCTTTAAACACTAGATAGTATTTTTATGTTTTGAAATGTATTACTTCTAAGGAAGTATGAGGCACTCTTGAAATGATTTATGGAGATTTTCTCGAGATCAATCAAGAGAGGATGAGCCCATGTATTCAAGAAGATAAGACACTAAGTGAACGTAAATATCATCATCTTCAAGAATGGTTCTCAAACATTGAATCCCTAGAAGTTATTTCAAAAACTTGTGTTTCTAACAAATATCTTAAATTCAAGAAGTGGTATAAAAACCTAATTTAGTACTTGATTCCCAAGATAGAAAGGTTTGTGGTGAATTTCAGGAAAGATCCAAGAAGGAGGAAATTATCCTAAAATTTAAGGAGTTAATCCAGCTACTTAATGATGAAGAAAATAATTCAAGTACATAAGAAGAATCTCCATCATCCTCATCTTTATCTTCATCAAAATAGCTACATGAAAAAGCTGTTAAAATATCATCACAAGAAGTGTCGTATGAAAGAATTATCGTTGTGTATAAAGGATATTTTGGGGAATCATCATCTAGaagaatttttaaaatatcatcatccaaaatattttttttggataatCTTCATATCAAGAGTTCATTCCAACATACGAGAACTTTGTATCATtacatgaaaatgcaaatgcagtAACAACAAATGAAAAATCAATGGGAGAGACCTCAACCTCATCAACCATAGATTTGTGCAAAGATTCATCCAAAAGTTCATTAGAGGATTCACATGAAATATCTTTGAGAAGATCAATGAAAGAATCAGATATAGAGGAAAATATATGTTTTAAAGTtgcttatgatgatgatgatggaggtGGTGGTAGTGGTGGTTAGGTAACTACTATTTCCTATAAACAAATGTTTAAATTTAGTGTTAAGTTTAGtaagaaaaattaaaagttaGAAATAAACATAATAGGCTTTTAAGATTTTATTGAATTTCATGAAATTATCAATTGAAACTTTAACGCTAAAGTAGCTAAAGAGAAAATTGTTCctccttatttttttttatcCATATTTGTCATGATATCTATTAACTAGAAAATTCCTTAATACTAGTAAACTGTTATTATACTAGAAATATATCCACATTATAATGAACATTGCCAAAGATCTCCTTATTCAAATTTTTAGCAAAGGCTTAAGGATCTCAATTTAGCTGCTAAAACATACATCGAGCATCCCATAATGGCAATGTTCAAATGATCAACTACTACTTTCCTGCACGTATCATTCATAGTCCAAATCCGGAATTTGAATGCTCTAGCAAAGTCCATACTACTTTTGTCACAAATTAGAAGAATTTGACATTGATTCTGAATGGTTTTCGGACAAAGTTCGGTAAATACTTGTGTGCCAAGCAACACTTCAATCTTGATTAGAAATTGATGTGTCAAGCCTAACTGCATCATAAGGTCCCTTTTTTCTTCCATTTGTCCAAGTATAGTAACTAACTTTATGGTCAAGGTTCCATACAAAATTTTCTTGCATCTTTCAAGATCTTTCTTATATGATGCTTTTAGTATCTTGATAGACAAACAGTTTCCATTTAGACAAGTCTTGGAAATATTAGTAATTGGAATATCACTTGCATTTTGAAGGGCTTGAGTGGAGGACTTGTTATGTGGTCACCGTTGCGTAGGAGATGAAGAAGACAGAGATGGGTTCAAGACAAGCCATGGGAGGTCACCATCCTGGTGGCCACTGCCGATAGTGGCCATGCAGACTAAGGTTACATGATAAACGCCTAGCAGAACAATCTAATTTCCTTTTCACCTTCCTTTCAACCTATATTATgttaaatctttttaaatatacttacttttatttttaatccctCTAAAATTTCCTTTAATTTTGGTCCACAAAATATTTCTGTTACTAATTTTAGTCTCTTGTTTGCAAAAATCCTCATTGCATGTTCCATGCCACTTTTGTATGATTAGTCATGTCATTGATAAGATCTAAACGTATcattagtttaataattaaatatttaatcttTATTAATTGATATATAACTTCAAATTAAAGATTAATTTTTTAGACAAAAGATTAAATAGTTAATAATATTTTAAGGTGTTAATAACATGTCATATAAAAAAGTCACTTGGAACATGCATAATGATTTTTTTGTAAGAAAATATGGACTAAAATTGATAATAGAAAATTTATACAGACCAAAGTTTGTAAGACATTTCTGAATAAAGGGGAAAGTTGGTGTATTTAAATGGAACAAAACATATATACTTACCTGCACGTGAAATAACATAGAAAATTCCTTATTTatgcataacatgaatgttatcttaaaaatatatgattatttttttaagcAAGAGTGGGTTAGCAAGGAGTTGCACCACCAAAATCTCATAGAAAACCAAAAAATATACAATAGAGAGAGGTCAAACCAAACCCTCTAATGAAATTCAAATCTAAAGCTAGACATTGTTTAGGATGAAGTGAAGCAAAATCTAATATTAGTGAGGCTAATATTAGCAAGAGAGTCAGAATATTCATTGCCATCCCTATAAATGTATGTCACTAGTAGGTTTATGCTCCTAGAAAAGACTAGACAATTAGACCATCAATTTCTTAGTCTCCAAAGAATGATGGAATCATATTTGAAGGCCAAAACCACAAGGGATGTGTCGGTTTCAAACCACAAGTTGGAGAAGTGAGTATAGTGTGCCAATTCAATTTCCCTAATAGTACCAAAAGTCTATGCAAAGAAGGCAGAGTTGATACCAACTAGCTCAGCAAAACCTCTAAGAAAGTTTGTATTGTGGTCTAAAAAGACCAGTACAAAACCATTCTTGTCTATGCAAGGCCAAGCATCAAGCTCCATCCCTCTTAGACTATCATCCTAATCACTTAATTAAGCCTGAACTTGAACACCCAACATATCCTCATCGGCTTTCTTCAATCCTAAAACCTTAGGCATATCATTACTAACTCTGTCATCTTCAATCCGAAACTAGGTGGCATCTACAAACTCACACCCTTGGGAATTTTCATCATCTGAGCTATTATTCTCTTTATTCAAACTAGATTCCATATTGTTTATGTCCTGATTTCAAAGAAAATTTaaactattattttatttgatCACACCATCCTCATCCTATGGTTGAGGTTGGGACCATTTGTGAGACAACTGCAAAGCAAGATCAACCTGGGCTTGCCCAGCATGCATCCCAATTATTGCTTCCTCACTCTGAGCATTATCTTTGTTTTTATGTTC is part of the Vicia villosa cultivar HV-30 ecotype Madison, WI linkage group LG2, Vvil1.0, whole genome shotgun sequence genome and encodes:
- the LOC131647265 gene encoding uncharacterized protein LOC131647265; this encodes MPPPPATTKTTSATAVTVVDDDMQEIAFAKKGCMCSWIPCFSSETSLSLWEPVQLQFPENKDRRWWFRGWMKVREWSEIVAGPRWKTFIRRFNSNKSRNVNVKQCSLNYDPLSYSLNFDNGDEGSGGEDGYVYGYGGFSSRFASVPASAKCSMDLGKDAPVIT